A DNA window from Mobula birostris isolate sMobBir1 chromosome 3, sMobBir1.hap1, whole genome shotgun sequence contains the following coding sequences:
- the LOC140195618 gene encoding diacylglycerol O-acyltransferase 1-like yields MIERLLKLAVPNHLIWLIFFYWFFHSSMNFLAELMQFGDREFYRDWWNSETVTYFWKNWNIPVHKWCSRHFYKPMLKQGVNKRTAQTAVFLASAFFHEYLVSVPLKMFRLWAFMGMMAQVPLAWLVGRFLSGNYGNAAVWLSLIIGQPVAVLMYVHDYYILNYGGSL; encoded by the exons GTACCCAACCACCTGATCtggctcatcttcttctactgGTTCTTCCACTCCTCTATGAACTTCTTGGCTGAGCTGATGCAGTTCGGAGACCGGGAGTTCTACAGGGACTGGTG GAATTCGGAAACAGTGACGTACTTCTGGAAGAACTGGAATATTCCCGTCCACAAGTGGTGCAGCAG ACACTTCTACAAGCCCATGCTGAAGCAGGGGGTGAACAAGCGAACGGCTCAGACAGCAGTCTTCCTCGCCTCAGCTTTCTTCCATGAG TACCTGGTCAGCGTCCCTCTGAAGATGTTCCGGCTCTGGGCATTCATGGGCATGATGGCGCAG GTGCCGTTGGCCTGGCTGGTGGGCCGGTTCCTGAGTGGGAATTACGGCAACGCAGCCGTCTGGCTCTCCCTGATCATTGGTCAGCCAGTGGCCGTCCTCATGTACGTCCACGACTACTACATCCTGAACTACGGCGGCAGCCTGTGA